Proteins encoded by one window of Fischerella sp. PCC 9605:
- a CDS encoding DinB family protein, producing MPSLTTFFCCMARNNTWSNYRLLNACAGLTQQEFEAERTSFFPSIQLTLNHILVVDWYYLDALEAGGRGPSVFENQIPCVTIAELKSAQKAADTRLINYCDALSDTYLTNEVVLDRGGGVRQVDQVGRVLTHLFVHQIHHRGQVHAMLSGTKCEPPQLDEFFLKNDVAFRAEDMLALGLSEEEINPVK from the coding sequence ATGCCTTCCCTGACAACTTTCTTCTGTTGCATGGCACGGAACAACACTTGGTCAAATTATCGTTTGTTGAATGCATGTGCAGGACTCACCCAACAAGAATTTGAAGCCGAACGCACAAGTTTTTTCCCCTCGATTCAACTCACGCTTAATCATATCCTCGTTGTTGATTGGTATTATCTGGATGCCTTGGAAGCAGGAGGACGCGGGCCATCTGTGTTTGAAAATCAAATTCCTTGTGTAACTATTGCTGAGTTAAAAAGCGCGCAAAAAGCAGCCGATACGCGGTTAATTAATTATTGCGACGCCCTCAGCGATACCTATCTCACAAATGAGGTTGTGTTGGATCGCGGTGGTGGCGTGCGTCAAGTTGATCAAGTTGGTCGCGTGTTGACACATTTGTTTGTGCATCAGATTCATCATCGCGGTCAGGTACATGCTATGCTTTCGGGTACTAAGTGTGAACCGCCGCAGCTTGATGAGTTCTTTTTGAAAAACGATGTAGCTTTTAGAGCTGAGGATATGCTCGCGTTAGGGTTGTCAGAAGAGGAAATCAACCCAGTTAAGTAA